Proteins from one Ornithobacterium rhinotracheale genomic window:
- a CDS encoding MliC family protein, which yields MKKSVLAITFASILVFSCSKKDNAAVQEENTTTTEQVQQAEEAAAADVIPYVFKASDTGDFVTAEVKGETATLKVGDAEPVELKKEGEVYSNDAYTLSLNGNESTLNKIGSEVAYTLISPLSYEYSAEGATDIKATYYSEGDKLFVKLEQDGQATVLPQTQAWAKGAEYKDDTTTWTNKGDNTAEYVQGDTKVVYTSK from the coding sequence ATGAAAAAATCAGTTTTAGCAATCACATTTGCGAGCATTTTGGTATTTAGCTGTTCTAAAAAAGATAATGCAGCTGTGCAAGAAGAGAACACAACTACAACAGAACAAGTACAACAAGCTGAGGAAGCTGCAGCTGCAGATGTTATCCCTTATGTATTTAAAGCTAGCGACACTGGAGACTTTGTTACTGCAGAGGTAAAAGGTGAAACTGCTACTTTAAAAGTAGGTGATGCTGAGCCAGTTGAGTTAAAAAAAGAAGGTGAAGTATACAGCAACGATGCTTATACCTTAAGCCTAAACGGAAACGAATCAACTTTAAATAAGATAGGAAGCGAAGTGGCTTATACATTAATCAGCCCGCTTTCTTACGAGTATTCTGCTGAAGGTGCTACAGATATCAAAGCTACTTACTACAGCGAAGGAGATAAGTTATTCGTAAAATTAGAGCAAGATGGGCAAGCAACTGTTTTGCCACAAACTCAAGCTTGGGCCAAAGGTGCTGAATACAAAGATGACACCACAACTTGGACAAACAAAGGTGATAACACTGCTGAGTATGTTCAAGGTGATACAAAAGTTGTTTACACTTCTAAATAA
- a CDS encoding peptide chain release factor 3: protein MSKLLEKEINKRKTFGIISHPDAGKTTLTEKLLLFGGAIQEAGAVKSNKIKKSATSDFMEIERQRGISVATSVLAFEYRDKKINILDTPGHKDFAEDTYRTLTAVDSVIVVIDVAKGVEEQTEKLVEVCRMRNIPILVFINKLDREGKDAFDLLDEVEQKLNLSVTPLSWPIGMGERFQGIYSIYEKNIQLFSAQNKQKVSEAIEFEDINNPELDEIIGEEAAETLREELDLIDGVYPAFDSEAYLKGELQPVFFGSALNNFGVKELLDAFIDIAPNPMPKQSDTRLVEPNEDKFTGFVFKIHANMDPKHRDRLAFVKVVSGKFERNKPYLHVRQDKNLKFSSPNAFFADKKEIIDESFPGDIVGLHDTGNFRIGDTLTEGEKLNFKGIPSFSPEHFRYVNNADPMKAKQFEKGIDQLMDEGVAQLFTLGYNNRKIIGTVGALQFEVIEYRLEHEYNAKVTYENINIHKACWVECEDEKSEEFQDFLRVKQKYLARDKYNQLVFLADSAFTIQMTQQKYPSIQLHMVSEF from the coding sequence ATGTCTAAACTGCTTGAAAAAGAGATAAATAAAAGGAAAACTTTTGGGATAATTTCACACCCAGATGCGGGAAAAACTACGCTTACAGAAAAGCTTTTGCTCTTCGGTGGAGCGATTCAGGAGGCGGGTGCGGTAAAATCCAACAAGATTAAAAAGTCTGCCACTTCCGATTTTATGGAAATCGAACGCCAGAGAGGTATTTCCGTAGCAACTTCGGTGCTTGCTTTTGAATATAGAGATAAGAAAATCAATATTCTAGACACGCCTGGTCACAAGGATTTTGCCGAAGATACTTATCGCACACTCACTGCAGTAGATAGTGTGATTGTCGTGATAGATGTGGCAAAAGGGGTGGAGGAACAAACCGAAAAATTGGTAGAGGTTTGCCGTATGCGCAATATCCCGATACTAGTGTTTATCAATAAATTAGATAGAGAAGGGAAAGATGCCTTTGATTTGCTTGATGAGGTGGAGCAAAAATTAAACCTTTCGGTTACGCCACTTTCTTGGCCAATTGGAATGGGGGAGCGTTTCCAAGGGATTTATAGCATTTACGAGAAAAACATTCAATTGTTTAGTGCTCAAAACAAACAAAAAGTGAGCGAAGCCATTGAGTTTGAAGATATCAACAATCCAGAATTAGATGAAATCATCGGAGAAGAAGCCGCTGAAACTTTGCGCGAAGAGCTTGATTTAATCGATGGGGTGTATCCTGCTTTTGATAGCGAAGCCTATTTAAAAGGCGAATTGCAGCCAGTGTTTTTTGGTTCGGCTTTAAATAATTTTGGAGTAAAAGAATTACTCGATGCTTTTATAGATATTGCGCCAAATCCTATGCCCAAGCAGAGCGATACGCGTTTGGTGGAGCCAAATGAAGATAAATTTACAGGTTTTGTGTTTAAAATTCATGCCAATATGGATCCTAAACACCGTGACAGATTGGCATTTGTGAAAGTGGTGTCAGGCAAATTTGAGAGAAATAAGCCATATTTGCATGTTCGCCAAGACAAAAACTTGAAATTCAGTAGTCCAAATGCGTTTTTTGCGGACAAGAAGGAAATTATAGATGAAAGTTTCCCAGGCGATATCGTAGGATTACACGATACAGGAAATTTCAGAATTGGGGATACGCTTACCGAGGGCGAAAAATTGAATTTTAAAGGGATTCCGAGTTTCTCGCCAGAGCATTTTAGGTATGTAAACAATGCAGACCCGATGAAGGCAAAGCAGTTTGAAAAAGGGATAGACCAGCTAATGGACGAAGGGGTGGCTCAGCTCTTTACTCTTGGATATAACAATCGTAAAATCATCGGTACCGTGGGAGCTTTGCAGTTTGAAGTAATCGAATATCGTTTGGAGCACGAGTACAACGCAAAAGTTACTTACGAAAACATCAATATTCACAAGGCTTGCTGGGTGGAATGCGAAGACGAAAAATCAGAAGAATTCCAAGATTTCTTGCGTGTGAAACAGAAATATCTTGCAAGAGATAAATACAACCAGTTGGTGTTCTTGGCAGATAGTGCATTTACCATCCAAATGACACAACAAAAGTATCCAAGCATCCAATTGCACATGGTGAGTGAATTCTAA
- a CDS encoding nucleoside deaminase, which yields MEIFTDEYFMQQAYIEAQKAYEADEIPVGAVIVCKDKIIARAHNLTERLTDVTAHAEMQAITSAAAYLGGKYLKDCTLYVTLEPCVMCAGALYWSQIDRVVVGAEDLHRGYRQAGLSLHPKTQEKFGVLAEKCSLIIKDFFKAKR from the coding sequence ATGGAAATTTTTACCGATGAATATTTTATGCAGCAAGCCTACATCGAAGCACAAAAAGCTTACGAAGCCGATGAAATTCCCGTGGGGGCAGTCATCGTGTGCAAGGATAAAATCATCGCTCGTGCGCATAATCTGACCGAACGCCTTACCGATGTTACGGCACATGCCGAGATGCAAGCCATTACTTCGGCGGCGGCATATTTAGGAGGAAAATATTTAAAAGATTGTACGCTGTATGTAACGCTAGAGCCTTGTGTAATGTGTGCAGGTGCTTTGTACTGGTCGCAGATTGATCGGGTGGTAGTTGGGGCAGAAGACTTGCACCGAGGCTACCGACAAGCGGGCTTAAGTTTACATCCTAAAACGCAAGAAAAGTTCGGTGTTTTAGCTGAAAAATGTAGCCTTATTATCAAAGATTTTTTCAAGGCTAAACGCTAG
- a CDS encoding glycosyltransferase, which translates to MKEIKFSVIIAVYNRADELSELLQSLARQTFKDFEVVVVDDGSSVDLQPVISLAKKDLKITYFFKPNSGPGLSRNYGMKRATGNYFVFFDSDTIVPPDYFEKLYQKLSTHWVDFYGGADTVGKDFSILQKAINYSMTSTATTGGLRSGRNSVGKFQPRSFNMGLSRAAFEASGGFIPMRIGEDPDLTMRLWELGFQSEGFPDLKVEHKRRNTLESFARQVRGFGRARPILNRLHPVYTKASFWFPTFFDLGFLLALALLFLGFPYLLYLYGIYFLWILVESSMQNRCLRVGVLSVVVVIFQFANYGYGFLESQIKINLLKQEPQKAFPRHF; encoded by the coding sequence ATGAAGGAAATTAAATTTTCGGTAATTATTGCCGTGTACAATCGCGCCGATGAATTGAGCGAATTGCTACAAAGTCTTGCACGACAAACTTTCAAAGATTTTGAGGTGGTAGTGGTAGACGATGGCTCTTCGGTTGATTTGCAACCCGTGATATCGTTGGCAAAAAAAGATTTAAAAATCACTTATTTTTTTAAGCCCAATTCAGGACCAGGGCTTAGCCGAAATTATGGAATGAAACGAGCCACGGGAAATTATTTCGTGTTTTTTGATTCCGATACGATTGTGCCACCCGATTATTTTGAAAAATTATATCAAAAACTTTCTACCCATTGGGTGGATTTCTATGGCGGAGCCGATACGGTGGGCAAAGATTTTTCTATATTGCAAAAGGCAATTAATTATAGCATGACTTCCACAGCCACCACAGGTGGATTGCGTAGTGGTAGAAATAGCGTAGGTAAGTTTCAGCCTAGGAGTTTCAATATGGGGCTTTCGCGTGCGGCGTTTGAAGCCAGCGGAGGATTTATCCCCATGCGCATTGGCGAAGACCCAGATTTAACAATGCGATTGTGGGAACTTGGCTTTCAGTCCGAAGGCTTTCCCGATTTAAAAGTAGAGCACAAACGCCGAAATACCTTGGAGAGTTTTGCTCGGCAAGTGCGTGGTTTTGGTCGGGCACGCCCAATTTTAAACCGATTGCATCCAGTTTACACCAAAGCGAGTTTTTGGTTTCCTACCTTTTTTGATTTAGGATTTTTATTGGCTTTAGCACTACTATTTTTAGGTTTTCCTTATTTATTATACCTCTACGGAATCTATTTTTTATGGATTTTGGTTGAATCGTCGATGCAAAACCGTTGTTTGCGCGTGGGCGTTCTCAGCGTGGTAGTCGTGATTTTTCAATTTGCTAATTATGGCTATGGATTTTTGGAAAGCCAAATCAAGATTAATTTACTAAAACAAGAACCTCAAAAAGCTTTCCCTAGGCATTTTTAA